The following coding sequences lie in one Indicator indicator isolate 239-I01 chromosome 2, UM_Iind_1.1, whole genome shotgun sequence genomic window:
- the NDUFAF7 gene encoding protein arginine methyltransferase NDUFAF7, mitochondrial: MLRHLLLKLRATGPVTVAEYMREALTNPGQGYYTRGGGIGESGDFVTSPEISQIFGELIGIWYISEWIAMGKPKVFQLVELGPGRGTLTDDILRVFNQLTSLLSKCDVSIHLVEVSPKLSETQALMLTGGKVQSNPEDKSAYMQGVSKTGIPIFWYRDIQDVPPGHSFYLAHEFFDALPIHKFQRTEKGWREVLVDIDPEVPDQLRFVLSPSSTPATENFIQPEERRDHVEVCPEAGVIIQRLACRIEKDGGAALVADYGHDGTKTDTFRGFRNHKLHDVLRAPGTADLTADVDFSYLRKMTQGRTATLGPIKQREFLKNMGIDLRLQVLLQNSRDTETREQLLHSYDMLMNPKKMGDCFNFFALLPHNRFLHPDKKHKPESKSPVSPVAGFGELLLK; this comes from the exons ATGCTGCGGCACTTGTTACTCAAGCTGCGGGCCACGGGGCCGGTGACGGTGGCCGAGTACATGCGGGAGGCGCTCACGAACCCCGGCCAG GGTTACTATACGCGCGGCGGCGGCATCGGCGAAAGCGGGGATTTCGTCACCTCGCCTGAAATAAGTCAGATATTTGGAGAG TTAATAGGAATATGGTATATTAGTGAATGGATAGCCATGGGCAAACCTAAAGTATTCCAACTGGTGGAACTAGGCCCAGGAAGGGGCACTCTCACTGATGATATATTACGG GTCTTCAACCAGCTTACTTCTTTACTTAGTAAATGTGATGTCTCTATTCATCTGGTAGAAGTGAGTCCCAAACTCAGTGAGACCCAAGCACTGATGCTAACAGGAGGGAAGGTGCAGTCAAACCCTGAGGACAAGTCTGCTTACATGCAGGGTGTTAGCAAGACTGGAATTCCTATTTTCTGGTACAGAGACATTCAGGATGTACCACCAG GTCACAGCTTTTACCTAGCACATGAGTTTTTTGATGCCCTTCCAATACATAAGTTTCAG AGAACAGAGAAAGGCTGGCGTGAAGTGTTGGTTGATATAGATCCAGAAGTTCCTGACCAGCTGCGGTTTGTCCTTTCACCATCCAGTACCCCTGCAACAGAAAACTTTATTCAG cctgaagaaagaagagatcATGTGGAAGTGTGTCCTGAGGCTGGTGTCATCATTCAGAGGCTTGCCTGTCGTATAGAAAAGGATGGTGGGGCTGCACTGGTTGCTGATTATGGTCATGATGGAACCAAAACCGACACTTTCCGG GGTTTCCGGAATCATAAACTTCATgatgtgctgagagctccagggACAGCAGACCTGACAGCAGATGTTGATTTCAGCTATCTTCGAAAGATGACCCAGGGGAGAACAGCCACATTAGGCCCCATAAAACAGCGGgagtttttaaaaaacatgGGCATTGACCTCCGATTGCAG GTACTTTTGCAGAATTCACGTGACACAGAAACTCGTGAGCAGTTGCTTCACAGCTATGATATGTTGATGAACCCCAAGAAGATGGGGGACTGCTTTAACTTTTTTGCCCTGCTGCCTCACAACAGATTCCTACATCCTGACAAGAAACATAAGCCAGAATCGAAGTCTCCTGTATCACCTGTTGCTGGATTTGGTGAACTCTTACTGAAGTAA